One region of Danio aesculapii chromosome 7, fDanAes4.1, whole genome shotgun sequence genomic DNA includes:
- the tifa gene encoding TRAF-interacting protein with FHA domain-containing protein A, whose protein sequence is MSDISKLETQELLTCLHVQLFHPNQANRPLFHNLPLNEPYEMDAEDPLRLGRDGETCPFVLNDTTVSRKQLSVQAYRKPNSPFLSFTIQNLSQKVNLMVGGSELKHLERAELNDKVLLRFGRYELLIWQEPGDSKNKFEILFETCNTSPSQEMGIGVPCRQPVMDSGLPWRNIENEGPTSQEPLESDETIFVV, encoded by the coding sequence ATGAGTGACATTAGCAAACTTGAGACTCAAGAACTGCTTACTTGTCTTCACGTACAACTTTTCCACCCAAATCAAGCCAACCGTCCACTCTTCCACAACCTGCCCTTGAACGAACCATACGAAATGGACGCTGAAGATCCACTCAGGCTTGGCCGTGATGGAGAAACCTGCCCATTTGTGCTAAATGACACCACTGTCTCCAGAAAACAGCTCTCGGTACAGGCGTATAGAAAACCCAACAGCCCGTTCTTAAGCTTCACCATCCAGAACTTGAGTCAGAAGGTCAATCTGATGGTCGGCGGCTCTGAACTGAAACACCTTGAAAGAGCAGAGCTTAATGACAAGGTGCTCCTCCGTTTCGGACGATACGAGCTGCTGATCTGGCAGGAGCCTGGAGATTCCAAGAATAAATTCGAAATTCTGTTTGAAACATGCAATACTTCCCCTTCACAGGAAATGGGTATCGGTGTGCCATGCAGGCAGCCTGTGATGGATTCTGGCTTACCTTGGAGAAACATTGAGAATGAAGGACCTACAAGCCAAGAGCCTCTGGAGTCTGATGAGACTATTTTCGTGGTATAG